Proteins encoded in a region of the Nicotiana tomentosiformis chromosome 9, ASM39032v3, whole genome shotgun sequence genome:
- the LOC104100188 gene encoding phylloplanin-like has product MAPSKNFLILLLAALIATPVAVAQLISIRISGVLFCSVNDTLDVINGLTPQVFPNVSVQLRCGSRNVVSSTITNGSGVFSLVVDPRVNTLPLLLSNCNLVVANPLSTCNASLPSVGLLASSLNLLNIGIGSVDSVISVSLGPTSFLLNLNLIL; this is encoded by the exons ATGGCTCCATCAAAAAATTTCTTGATTTTACTTTTGGCAGCATTAATCGCAACCCCCGTTGCAGTTGCCCAACTTATTTCAATACGTATAAGTGGGGTGTTATTTTGCAGCGTTAACGACACTTTAGATGTCATCAATGGACTCACCCCTCAAGTTTTTCCTA ATGTATCAGTGCAATTGCGGTGTGGATCAAGAAATGTGGTATCAAGTACAATAACAAATGGATCAGGAGTATTTTCATTGGTGGTGGATCCTCGTGTAAATACTTTGCCATTGCTATTGTCCAACTGCAATTTAGTAGTTGCAAATCCACTCTCAACATGTAATGCGAGCTTACCATCTGTTGGGCTTTTAGCGTCATCCTTGAACCTTCTAAATATTGGTATTGGTAGTGTCGACAGTGTTATTAGTGTCAGTTTAGGTCCTACTAGTTTTTTACTTAATCTTAATCTCATTTTATAG